The Lycium barbarum isolate Lr01 chromosome 10, ASM1917538v2, whole genome shotgun sequence genome includes a region encoding these proteins:
- the LOC132615977 gene encoding filament-like plant protein 1, which yields MFSHFNICNFCYLEQDPLKETPDNDSQSPEVTSKAATIGHEAKESPKKLIEKLSATLVNVSAKEDLVKQHAKVAEEVVAGWEKSENEVAVLKQQLEAAEQQNLTLDVRVNHLDVCEG from the exons ATGTTTTCTCACTTCAACATTTGCaatttctgctatttggagcAGGATCCATTAAAAGAAACTCCAGATAATGACAGCCAATCACCAGAAGTAACCTCAAAAGCTGCAACTATTGGGCATGAAGCCAAGGAAAGTCCAAAGAAGCTGATAGAGAAGTTATCAGCTACTCTAGTTAATGTTAGTGCAAAAGAAGACTTAGTTAAGCAGCATGCTAAAGTGGCAGAAGAAGTCGTTGCAG GTTGGGAAAAGTCAGAAAATGAGGTTGCAGTTCTAAAGCAGCAACTTGAGGCAGCTGAGCAGCAGAACTTGACTTTGGATGTTCGCGTCAACCATCTTGATGTTTGTGAGGGGTGa